A stretch of DNA from Nitrospira sp. KM1:
TAAGAACCACCTCGGGGACCGGGATGAGTTCCTACCGACCAATCATGGATTCGATGAATTCTTCGGCAATCTGTATCACCTAAATGCTGAAGAAGAACCGGAGCACGAGGATTACCCAAAAGCCCAGGAGTTCCGGCAGCGATTCGGACCGCGCGGCGTACTCCGCTCATTCGCAGACGGCAACATTGAAGATACTGGGCCGCTTACGCGCAAACGCATGGAGACTGCAGATGAGGAATTCCTGGCTTCGGCAAAAGACTTCATCAGCCGCAGTCATAACGCCAACAAGCCGTTTTTCGTCTGGTTCAACGCGACGCGCATGCATATCTTCACCCACCTGAAACCCGGTTCAAAGGGCAAGACGGGGCTGGGGATTCAGGCCGACGGCATGATGGAGCATGACGGTCATGTCGGGGAGTTGCTTAAGCAGCTTGACGATCTCAAGATCGCCGACGATACGATCGTTCTGTACACGACTGACAATGGAGCGATGAAAAGCATGTGGCCGGACGGCGGCGCTTCGCCCTTCCGCTCCGAAAAGGATACGAATTGGGACGGCGCGTTCCGCGTTCCCGCCGTCATGAGATGGCCAGGCCACATCAAGCCGGCAACAAACTTCACGGAGCTCTTCAGTGCCGAGGACTGGTTGGTCACGCTCGTTGCTGCCGCAGGCGGGGACCACAATTTGCGGGAGACGGCCACCAAAGGAGTGAAAGTCGGCGACAAGACGTTCAAGGTACATCTCGACGGCTATAACCAGCTGGATTATCTCACCGGGAAGAGTCAGAAGGGGGCACGTCACGAGTTCTTCTACTTCAGCGACGACGGCGACCTGATGGCTTTCCGCGACGACCGGTTCAAGTTCACCTATGCCAAGCAGGATTCGATCGGCGTCACGGTGTGGATGAATCCGCTGACCAGGCTGCGGATTCCCTTGATATGCGATTTGAAATCTGATCCCTACGAGTACTCGGTGGACGCGTCGGCATACTATCACCCCTGGTTGATGGACCATGCGTTTCTGGTCGTGCCTTCAGTCCAAGTCGTCGCGAACTACCTCAAGAGCTATAAGGACTTTCCGCCTCGTCAACGTCCTGCAACGTTCTCGATCGACCAAATCATCGAAAAGCTCGAAGCCGCCACTGGTGCCAAGTGAGAGGAGATTCTATCGTCTTGTTCCCATGAACTGAACAATGGTAAAGGAGAGATCCCAGCGATAACCTGTGTCATCTCTGCCGAACCAAACGTTGCGACCGTTGCGCGCTGTAAGCGGAGTTTTTCTCTTTCTTTGGATCATGGTGGGAGCGGGCTTTGCCCAGGAGCCGGCGGCCGGTTCCGCTCCGCTGCATGGTCCTCCTTCACCGTTCGAGCCGCTGCCTTCTGAGAAACCATCATCGCAGCTCAATGCATCCGGCAAGCTCGGTCGGATCGCCCGCGAGTGGCGGGACGACAAACTTGTGTGGGAGACCGGCGCCGGCCGCAGCTATGCTCTCCCAGTTGGAGAGATCCTCTTATATGAATTCTTGCTCAACATGTTCGACCGGCATTTCGTCGAGCCGATGGATGATTACAAGACGAACGGCGATACGATCTGGAAGAATCTTACCGATCCGCATTGGGTTGTCGATAACGATCAGTTCAAGGTCAATCAATTCCTGCATCCTTATGGAGGAAGCGTCTATTACGGGCTGGCACGATCTTCCGGCCTGAACTTCTGGGAATCCTTCCTCTACAGCGTCGGTGGAAGTTTTGTGTGGGAGATTGCAGGCGAGACGACCAATCCATCGATCAACGACATGATTGCGACGCCGATCGGTGGAACGTTTTTGGGAGAACCGTTCTTCCGGATGGCCAGCCTGTTGCTGGAGGACAGTGAAGGCAAGCCGGGATTCTGGCGCGAACTCGGTGCAGCGGTCATATCACCTCCGACGGGATTCAATCGCTTGGTGTTTGGGGATAAGTTTGCCACGATCTTTCCAAGTCATAAACCTGCCACCTTCTTACGCCTCCAGGCGGGAGGAACGATCTCGTCAAGCAGCCGGAATGTGTCATCGGCAGTCGAAGAAACTGGAGCCGTTGCCGACTTTACGTTCAGCTATGGTCTGCCGGGAAAGCCGGGCTACACCTATAAACGTCCGTTCGATTACTTTGACTTTCATGTCACCGCAGTCACAGCCAATGTGTTGGAAAGCATCAACAGCCGAGGCCTCCTCATAGGAACAGACTACGCATACGGGGAATCGACTCGAGGGATCTGGGGCTTATACGGAAATTACGACTATATCTCGCCGCAGGTATTCCGAGTTTCGAATACGGCTTTGTCGTTGGGCACGACATGGCAAACCTGGTTGTCCGACGTAGTCGCGGTTCAGGGAACGGCGCTTGCCGGAGCCGGTTATGGAGCGGCCGGCAGCATCGAAGCTACCGGCGAGCGAGACTATCACTACGGCCTGACGCCGCACGGCTTACTGTCTCTTCGCTTCATGTTCGGCGACAGGGTCATGATCGATCTGACGGGCAGGGAATATTATGTGAGCACGGCTCTCGCGACCGAGCATGGATGGGAAAACATCTTGCGGGGGGATTCGTCGCTGACGGTTCGAGTCTACGACCGTCATGGCCTGGCGGTCCGATACAACACCTCACACCGGGATGCCAACTATCCGAATATCTCCTATAAAGACCAGACAGTTGGCATGGTCAGTCTGATGTACGTGTTACTGGGAGATTCGGGATTCGGCACCGTAGAGTGGCGGTGATTCGGCTATTCAGACAACCATGCTATTCCCCAATGCTGTTAGTTTTGACAGTTTTCCATCAACCCGAGACATGGTACCCCCTAACGAAAGGAGTGATCAAAGAGGCTTTCCCTGCCGTCGAATGTCGAGTAAATGAGGACCTGCGTCGGACGAAGGCGAAGAGATCAGTTTCACAAAATGAAGGAGTACCTAGATGAATACACGAGCCCTTCTCGCGGCCCTGTTGGTTATCGTGAGCAGTATGCTCGGGTGGGTGCTGCCGTCCGGCCTGACAATTGTCCTTGCCGAAAACATGAAAACGGACGAAGCGTCTCCGGTTGCCGACGGCACACCGACTGTGTTGCCGCGTCCGGATTTCCGTTTCCCTGGCAGCGTGGGGCGGACGTTTCTCGATTCCGATCCGGCGCAGTTCCCACAGCCGGTGCAGGCGCCGAAGGGGGCGCCGAATGTGGTGCTGATTCTTCTCGACGACGCGGGATTCGGCCAGTTCAGCACGTTCGGAGGAGGTGTACCTTCTCCAACTATGGATAACCTTGCCGCCCAAGGCCTGCGATTTAACCGGTTCCATACGACAGCGTTATGCAGTCCCACTCGCGCGGCATTGATCACGGGTCGCAATCATCATTCGGTTGCGACTGCCGGTATCCAGGAAATGGCAACAGGATATGAAGGCTATACCGGCATTATCCCTCGGAGTACTGGCACCATCGGTGAAGTGCTCCGACAGAACGGCTATATGACGGCCTGGATCGGGAAGAACCACAATACCCCGGCATGGGAGGTCAGCGCCGCAGGTCCATTTGATCGCTGGGTGAATGGGCTGGGCTTCGACTATTTCTACGGATTCAATGCCGGCGATATGAATCACTGGAATCCAGTGCTGTACGAGAATCGCGATCTGGTCCCCGCTTCAGCGGACCCGAACTATCATCTGACGTCGGATATTGCCGACCACGCCGTCGCTTGGGTGCGCAAGGTCAAGAGTATTGCTCCCGATCGGCCCTTCTTTCTCTACGTCGCACCAGGGGCGACTCACTCACCGCATCAAGCCCCGAAGGAATGGATCGACAAGTTCAAGGGCAAGTTCGACATGGGCTGGGATACGTACCGCGAAGAGACCTTCGCGCGGCAAAAGAAGCTCGGGGTGATCCCGGCAAACGCGAAATTGACGACAAGATCAGCCGGTTTGCCGGCATGGGCTTCACTGAATGCCGATCAGAAGCGATTGTACGCACGTATGATGGAGGTGTTCGCGGGCTATGGTGCTCACGTTGATCATCATATGGGTCGCCTCATCGAGGCGGTACAGCAGTTGCCCGGTGCGCAGGACACAGTCTTCATCTATATCGCTGGAGATAATGGCTCGAGTGCCGAAGGAGGCATTGAAGGTTCGATCAACGAGAATCTGTTCTTCAACGGCTTTCCAGAGAAATGGGAAGAGAATTTGAAGGTGATCGATGAACTAGGAGGCCCCAAGCATTTTAACCATTTCCCTTCGGCTTGGGCCCATGCGATGGATACGCCGTTCCAGTGGACCAAGCAGGTAGCCAGTCACTTTGGCGGCACGCGCAATCCCATGATCGTGTCGTGGCCTTCCCGAATCAAGGATGGGGGCGGACTGCGAGATCAGTTTCTCCACGTGATCGACATTGTGCCTACGCTTTACGAGATAATCGGTATTACCTCTCCGATGGTACTCAACGGCGTCGAACAGAAATCGATCGAAGGCATCAGCTTCGCCTATACACTCGAAGACGCAAAAGCCAAAGATCGCCGGACGACTCAGTATTTCGAGCTAGGAGCCAATCGGGGAATCTACCATGACGGCTGGATGGCCTCGGCGACATCCTTCGCTCCCTGGCAACCGAACCGCACCGGCTTTGATCCGGACAAACAGAGGTGGGAACTCTACAATATCGACCAGGACTTCACGCAGGCTGATGATCTCGCCAGTGTCAATCCGCAGAAACTCCGCGAGCTACAAGATTTGTGGTGGGTGGAGGCAGCCAAGCACAATGTGCTGCCTCTAGATTGGCGTGGGGTCGAAAGGCTCAACGCTGAGCTCATGGGCCGGCCGGATCCGGGCGGAAATCGTAAGAGTTACACGTACTATCCGGGACAGGTCGGTCTGCCGAACGATGCCGCCCCGCGCCTCCTCAATAAGTCATGGACAGTGACGGCCGATCTCGAAGTACCGGAGGCCGGCGTGGAGGGCATGGTTGTGACGCATGGAGGATTGGTCGGCGGCTACGGCTTGTATGTCCGCGACGGCAAGCCTGCATTTGTATACAACTATCTCTCGCTGGATCGCACGATGATCGCGAGCCAAAAACCTCTGCCTCATGGAAAGGTGCAACTCAAGATCGATTTTGATTACAAAGG
This window harbors:
- a CDS encoding arylsulfatase, whose translation is MDNSIESHGLFLSELLRGWKKGVAMALSCAYLALSATSVQAEPKKPNILVIFGDDIGQTNVSAYSRGLMGFTTPNIDRIAHEGGVFVNYYGQQSCTAGRAAFILGQSPFRTGLTKVGMPGAPVGIQKEDPTIAEFLKPLGYMTGQFGKNHLGDRDEFLPTNHGFDEFFGNLYHLNAEEEPEHEDYPKAQEFRQRFGPRGVLRSFADGNIEDTGPLTRKRMETADEEFLASAKDFISRSHNANKPFFVWFNATRMHIFTHLKPGSKGKTGLGIQADGMMEHDGHVGELLKQLDDLKIADDTIVLYTTDNGAMKSMWPDGGASPFRSEKDTNWDGAFRVPAVMRWPGHIKPATNFTELFSAEDWLVTLVAAAGGDHNLRETATKGVKVGDKTFKVHLDGYNQLDYLTGKSQKGARHEFFYFSDDGDLMAFRDDRFKFTYAKQDSIGVTVWMNPLTRLRIPLICDLKSDPYEYSVDASAYYHPWLMDHAFLVVPSVQVVANYLKSYKDFPPRQRPATFSIDQIIEKLEAATGAK
- a CDS encoding DUF3943 domain-containing protein; this translates as MSSLPNQTLRPLRAVSGVFLFLWIMVGAGFAQEPAAGSAPLHGPPSPFEPLPSEKPSSQLNASGKLGRIAREWRDDKLVWETGAGRSYALPVGEILLYEFLLNMFDRHFVEPMDDYKTNGDTIWKNLTDPHWVVDNDQFKVNQFLHPYGGSVYYGLARSSGLNFWESFLYSVGGSFVWEIAGETTNPSINDMIATPIGGTFLGEPFFRMASLLLEDSEGKPGFWRELGAAVISPPTGFNRLVFGDKFATIFPSHKPATFLRLQAGGTISSSSRNVSSAVEETGAVADFTFSYGLPGKPGYTYKRPFDYFDFHVTAVTANVLESINSRGLLIGTDYAYGESTRGIWGLYGNYDYISPQVFRVSNTALSLGTTWQTWLSDVVAVQGTALAGAGYGAAGSIEATGERDYHYGLTPHGLLSLRFMFGDRVMIDLTGREYYVSTALATEHGWENILRGDSSLTVRVYDRHGLAVRYNTSHRDANYPNISYKDQTVGMVSLMYVLLGDSGFGTVEWR
- a CDS encoding arylsulfatase, whose translation is MNTRALLAALLVIVSSMLGWVLPSGLTIVLAENMKTDEASPVADGTPTVLPRPDFRFPGSVGRTFLDSDPAQFPQPVQAPKGAPNVVLILLDDAGFGQFSTFGGGVPSPTMDNLAAQGLRFNRFHTTALCSPTRAALITGRNHHSVATAGIQEMATGYEGYTGIIPRSTGTIGEVLRQNGYMTAWIGKNHNTPAWEVSAAGPFDRWVNGLGFDYFYGFNAGDMNHWNPVLYENRDLVPASADPNYHLTSDIADHAVAWVRKVKSIAPDRPFFLYVAPGATHSPHQAPKEWIDKFKGKFDMGWDTYREETFARQKKLGVIPANAKLTTRSAGLPAWASLNADQKRLYARMMEVFAGYGAHVDHHMGRLIEAVQQLPGAQDTVFIYIAGDNGSSAEGGIEGSINENLFFNGFPEKWEENLKVIDELGGPKHFNHFPSAWAHAMDTPFQWTKQVASHFGGTRNPMIVSWPSRIKDGGGLRDQFLHVIDIVPTLYEIIGITSPMVLNGVEQKSIEGISFAYTLEDAKAKDRRTTQYFELGANRGIYHDGWMASATSFAPWQPNRTGFDPDKQRWELYNIDQDFTQADDLASVNPQKLRELQDLWWVEAAKHNVLPLDWRGVERLNAELMGRPDPGGNRKSYTYYPGQVGLPNDAAPRLLNKSWTVTADLEVPEAGVEGMVVTHGGLVGGYGLYVRDGKPAFVYNYLSLDRTMIASQKPLPHGKVQLKIDFDYKGRAGERGEPAFVTMSVNGTKVAEGQLPKTIPNQISLGEGLDIGEDVGSPVDFSYKLPFAFTGKIEKVTVELK